Proteins from a single region of Paramormyrops kingsleyae isolate MSU_618 chromosome 9, PKINGS_0.4, whole genome shotgun sequence:
- the cnot3a gene encoding CCR4-NOT transcription complex subunit 3a isoform X2, protein MADKRKLQGEIDRCLKKVAEGVEQFEDIWQKLHNAANANQKEKYEVDLKKEIKKLQRLRDQIKTWVASSEIKDKRQLVENRKLIETQMERFKVVERETKTKAYSKEGLGLAQKVDPAQREKEEVGQWLTNTIDTLNMQVDQFESEVESLSVQTRKKKGDKEDRIEELKHFIEKHRYHIRMLETILRMLDNDSVQVDAIRKIKDDVEYYLDSSQDPDFEENEFLYDDLDLEDISASVVATSPPGHSHMEDEIFLHSSSTPTSTTSSSPIPPSPAACAVDNSEDDKKRGRSTDSDVSQSPVKNGNPSLSSLSASSSSSGTASLISLATSSGGSGTGGSMGGLGHSSGTFSAVIQQQLQTLSQAKACIPGAPASSPSSSGHILLPTSSVASPPSSTAPGSGGHSSQPQALPGSTPTLAVGIGQGLGLAKSAVPGPNGTSQVSGLGLSGKPAPLGTAAALLSGSSPAAYAQAAASGGAGVGLAGSVGGSLGSAASPGGASGGSNNGSSTSVALLGSAPGLAGASNGILGLGTQVAITASAQVSMTPISVTPGSSVGVIGSSIGSAGASGTGSGIPVRPSSGQKQNGGTSYSAVVADSLPDSALNSTSQSPDSQPSSLSSTANQPKDGGSSLLRSMSLSPSSPSPSYGESKPAGGSLLNGPHSYPSSSEGIKLATDLRQILMDAGAGEPPGPIAASANTRKRKQCQAPEPLSSLKSMAERAAMGAAMEAEVPGLLLPDRDLFTGSAAAPGLPAAPQPSLSEVSIPPSLGVCPLGPVPLSKEQLYQQAMQESAWAHMPHPSDSERIRQYLMRNACPTLPFHQLVPPPHSDSVEFYQRLSTETLFFIFYYLEGTKAQYLAAKALKKQSWRFHTKYMMWFQRHEEPKTITDEFEQGTYIYFDYEKWGQRKKEGFTFEYRYLEDRDLQ, encoded by the exons ATGGCAGACAAGAGAAAGCTACAAG GTGAAATAGATCGATGTTTGAAGAAGGTAGCAGAAGGTGTAGAACAGTTTGAAGACATCTGGCAGAAG CTTCACAATGCGGCCAATGCTAACCAGAAGGAAAAGTATGAAGTGGACCTCAAGAAAGAGATAAAAAAATTACAG CGACTCCGAGACCAGATAAAGACTTGGGTGGCCTCCAGTGAAATCAAAGACAAAAGGCAGCTGGTGGAGAACCGCAAACTTATTGAGACG CAAATGGAGCGGTTCAAGGTCGTGGAGCGTGAGACAAAGACGAAGGCCTACTCCAAGGAGGGCTTAGGCCTGGCCCAGAAGGTGGACCCTGcccagagagagaaggaggaggTTGGCCAGTGGCTAACG AACACGATAGACACTCTAAATATGCAGGTGGATCAGTTTGAGAGTGAAGTGGAGTCTCTGTCTGTCCAGACTCGTAAGAAGAAGGGCGATAAAGAA GACCGCATCGAGGAGTTGAAGCACTTCATCGAAAAGCACAGGTACCACATCCGCATGCTGGAGACCATCCTGCGCATGCTGGACAACGACTCCGTGCAAGTGGACGCCATCCGCAAGATCAAGGATGATGTGGAGTACTATCTCGACTCTTCACAGGACCCCGACTTTGAGGAGAATGAATTCCTCTATGACGACCTTGACCTCGAGGACATCT CTGCATCTGTGGTGGCCACTTCTCCACCTGGGCACTCTCACATGGAGGACGAGATCTTCTTGCACTCCAGCAgcacccccacctccaccaccTCCTCCTCACCAATCCCTCCATCCCCAGCTGCTTGCGCTGTG GATAACTCAGAAGATGATAAGAAAAGGGGACGCTCTACAGATAGTGATGTCAGCCAG TCACCTGTGAAGAACGGAAATCCCTCGTTATCGTCCTTGTCAGCTTCTTCGTCCTCTTCTGGGACGGCTTCGCTGATCTCGCTGGCCACATCCTCAGGGGGCAGCGGGACAGGGGGCAGCATGGGGGGGCTCGGCCACAGCTCTGGCACCTTTAGCGCCGTCattcagcagcagctgcagacgTTGTCTCAAGCCAAAGCCTGTATCCCCGGAGCCCCTGCCAGCAGCCCGAGCTCCTCAGGCCACATTCTCCTGCCCACGTCTTCCGTTGCCTCGCCTCCCAGTTCCACTGCCCCTGGCTCAGGAGGCCATAGCTCCCAACCCCAGGCACTTCCGGGATCTACTCCCACATTGGCTGTAGGAATAGGTCAGGGTTTGGGTTTGGCCAAAAGTGCAGTACCGGGGCCAAATGGTACGAGCCAGGTCTCTGGTTTAGGCCTCTCCGGGAAGCCGGCGCCTCTCGGTACTGCAGCCGCCCTCCTGTCCGGCTCCTCCCCTGCGGCATACGCACAGGCGGCTGCGTCAGGAGGGGCAGGAGTCGGCTTGGCGGGGTCGGTCGGAGGAAGCTTGGGTAGTGCAGCCTCTCCCGGAGGGGCCAGCGGCGGCAGTAACAATGGCAGCAGCACTTCTGTGGCACTGCTTGGTTCAGCTCCTGGACTCGCTGGTGCCAGCAATGGGATCCTGGGCCTTGGTACTCAGGTTGCCATCACGGCCTCGGCGCAGGTGTCCATGACCCCCATCAGTGTGACTCCAGGAAGTTCCGTGGGGGTGATAGGTAGCAGCATAGGGAGCGCCGGGGCAAGCGGGACAGGAAGTGGCATTCCTGTCAGGCCATCTAGTGGACAGAAACAGAACGGCGGCACAA GTTACAGTGCTGTTGTTGCTGACAGCTTGCCTGACTCCGCCCTCAACAGTACCAGCCAATCACCAGATAGCCAGCCCTCCTCCTTGAGCTCCACAGCCAATCAGCC TAAGGACGGTGGCTCCAGTCTTTTGCGCTCCATGAGTCTGTCCCCCAGCTCCCCCTCACCATCCTATGGCGAGAGtaagccagcagggggcagcctgCTCAACGGGCCTCACTCCTACCCATCAAGCTCAGAAGGCATCAAG CTTGCTACAGATCTCCGTCAGATCCTGATGGATGCGGGGGCCGGAGAGCCGCCGGGACCGATCGCGGCCTCAGCAAACACGCGGAAGAGAAAGCAGTGTCAG GCTCCGGAACCCCTGAGCTCCCTGAAGTCTATGGCAGAGCGAGCGGCGATGGGCGCGGCAATGGAGGCAGAAGTGCCAGGTCTGCTTCTCCCTGACCGAG ACCTCTTCACCGGCTCTGCGGCTGCCCCCGGCCTGCCAGCTGCTCCCCAGCCCTCCCTGTCTGAAGTAAGCATCCCTCCTTCGCTGGGCGTGTGTCCcctgggtcctgtgccactctCCAAAGAGCAGCTCTACCAGCAGGCCATGCAGGAGTCGGCCTGGGCGCACATGCCTCACCCCTCCGACTCAGAGAGAATCAG GCAGTACCTGATGAGGAATGCGTGCCCCACCCTGCCCTTCCACCAGCTGGTGCCTCCGCCTCACTCGGACTCTGTGGAGTTTTACCAGAGACTCTCCACAGAGACGctcttcttcatcttctacTACCTTGAG GGCACCAAGGCGCAATACCTGGCAGCCAAGGCCTTGAAGAAGCAGTCGTGGAGGTTCCACACCAAATACATGATGTGGTTCCAGAGGCATGAGGAACCCAAGACCATCACAGATGAGTTTGAGCAG GGGACCTACATTTACTTTGACTATGAAAAATGGGGCCAGAGGAAGAAGGAGGGCTTCACCTTCGAGTATCGCTACCTGGAAGACCGCGACCTCCAGTGA
- the cnot3a gene encoding CCR4-NOT transcription complex subunit 3a isoform X1 → MADKRKLQGEIDRCLKKVAEGVEQFEDIWQKLHNAANANQKEKYEVDLKKEIKKLQRLRDQIKTWVASSEIKDKRQLVENRKLIETQMERFKVVERETKTKAYSKEGLGLAQKVDPAQREKEEVGQWLTNTIDTLNMQVDQFESEVESLSVQTRKKKGDKEKQDRIEELKHFIEKHRYHIRMLETILRMLDNDSVQVDAIRKIKDDVEYYLDSSQDPDFEENEFLYDDLDLEDISASVVATSPPGHSHMEDEIFLHSSSTPTSTTSSSPIPPSPAACAVDNSEDDKKRGRSTDSDVSQSPVKNGNPSLSSLSASSSSSGTASLISLATSSGGSGTGGSMGGLGHSSGTFSAVIQQQLQTLSQAKACIPGAPASSPSSSGHILLPTSSVASPPSSTAPGSGGHSSQPQALPGSTPTLAVGIGQGLGLAKSAVPGPNGTSQVSGLGLSGKPAPLGTAAALLSGSSPAAYAQAAASGGAGVGLAGSVGGSLGSAASPGGASGGSNNGSSTSVALLGSAPGLAGASNGILGLGTQVAITASAQVSMTPISVTPGSSVGVIGSSIGSAGASGTGSGIPVRPSSGQKQNGGTSYSAVVADSLPDSALNSTSQSPDSQPSSLSSTANQPKDGGSSLLRSMSLSPSSPSPSYGESKPAGGSLLNGPHSYPSSSEGIKLATDLRQILMDAGAGEPPGPIAASANTRKRKQCQAPEPLSSLKSMAERAAMGAAMEAEVPGLLLPDRDLFTGSAAAPGLPAAPQPSLSEVSIPPSLGVCPLGPVPLSKEQLYQQAMQESAWAHMPHPSDSERIRQYLMRNACPTLPFHQLVPPPHSDSVEFYQRLSTETLFFIFYYLEGTKAQYLAAKALKKQSWRFHTKYMMWFQRHEEPKTITDEFEQGTYIYFDYEKWGQRKKEGFTFEYRYLEDRDLQ, encoded by the exons ATGGCAGACAAGAGAAAGCTACAAG GTGAAATAGATCGATGTTTGAAGAAGGTAGCAGAAGGTGTAGAACAGTTTGAAGACATCTGGCAGAAG CTTCACAATGCGGCCAATGCTAACCAGAAGGAAAAGTATGAAGTGGACCTCAAGAAAGAGATAAAAAAATTACAG CGACTCCGAGACCAGATAAAGACTTGGGTGGCCTCCAGTGAAATCAAAGACAAAAGGCAGCTGGTGGAGAACCGCAAACTTATTGAGACG CAAATGGAGCGGTTCAAGGTCGTGGAGCGTGAGACAAAGACGAAGGCCTACTCCAAGGAGGGCTTAGGCCTGGCCCAGAAGGTGGACCCTGcccagagagagaaggaggaggTTGGCCAGTGGCTAACG AACACGATAGACACTCTAAATATGCAGGTGGATCAGTTTGAGAGTGAAGTGGAGTCTCTGTCTGTCCAGACTCGTAAGAAGAAGGGCGATAAAGAA AAACAGGACCGCATCGAGGAGTTGAAGCACTTCATCGAAAAGCACAGGTACCACATCCGCATGCTGGAGACCATCCTGCGCATGCTGGACAACGACTCCGTGCAAGTGGACGCCATCCGCAAGATCAAGGATGATGTGGAGTACTATCTCGACTCTTCACAGGACCCCGACTTTGAGGAGAATGAATTCCTCTATGACGACCTTGACCTCGAGGACATCT CTGCATCTGTGGTGGCCACTTCTCCACCTGGGCACTCTCACATGGAGGACGAGATCTTCTTGCACTCCAGCAgcacccccacctccaccaccTCCTCCTCACCAATCCCTCCATCCCCAGCTGCTTGCGCTGTG GATAACTCAGAAGATGATAAGAAAAGGGGACGCTCTACAGATAGTGATGTCAGCCAG TCACCTGTGAAGAACGGAAATCCCTCGTTATCGTCCTTGTCAGCTTCTTCGTCCTCTTCTGGGACGGCTTCGCTGATCTCGCTGGCCACATCCTCAGGGGGCAGCGGGACAGGGGGCAGCATGGGGGGGCTCGGCCACAGCTCTGGCACCTTTAGCGCCGTCattcagcagcagctgcagacgTTGTCTCAAGCCAAAGCCTGTATCCCCGGAGCCCCTGCCAGCAGCCCGAGCTCCTCAGGCCACATTCTCCTGCCCACGTCTTCCGTTGCCTCGCCTCCCAGTTCCACTGCCCCTGGCTCAGGAGGCCATAGCTCCCAACCCCAGGCACTTCCGGGATCTACTCCCACATTGGCTGTAGGAATAGGTCAGGGTTTGGGTTTGGCCAAAAGTGCAGTACCGGGGCCAAATGGTACGAGCCAGGTCTCTGGTTTAGGCCTCTCCGGGAAGCCGGCGCCTCTCGGTACTGCAGCCGCCCTCCTGTCCGGCTCCTCCCCTGCGGCATACGCACAGGCGGCTGCGTCAGGAGGGGCAGGAGTCGGCTTGGCGGGGTCGGTCGGAGGAAGCTTGGGTAGTGCAGCCTCTCCCGGAGGGGCCAGCGGCGGCAGTAACAATGGCAGCAGCACTTCTGTGGCACTGCTTGGTTCAGCTCCTGGACTCGCTGGTGCCAGCAATGGGATCCTGGGCCTTGGTACTCAGGTTGCCATCACGGCCTCGGCGCAGGTGTCCATGACCCCCATCAGTGTGACTCCAGGAAGTTCCGTGGGGGTGATAGGTAGCAGCATAGGGAGCGCCGGGGCAAGCGGGACAGGAAGTGGCATTCCTGTCAGGCCATCTAGTGGACAGAAACAGAACGGCGGCACAA GTTACAGTGCTGTTGTTGCTGACAGCTTGCCTGACTCCGCCCTCAACAGTACCAGCCAATCACCAGATAGCCAGCCCTCCTCCTTGAGCTCCACAGCCAATCAGCC TAAGGACGGTGGCTCCAGTCTTTTGCGCTCCATGAGTCTGTCCCCCAGCTCCCCCTCACCATCCTATGGCGAGAGtaagccagcagggggcagcctgCTCAACGGGCCTCACTCCTACCCATCAAGCTCAGAAGGCATCAAG CTTGCTACAGATCTCCGTCAGATCCTGATGGATGCGGGGGCCGGAGAGCCGCCGGGACCGATCGCGGCCTCAGCAAACACGCGGAAGAGAAAGCAGTGTCAG GCTCCGGAACCCCTGAGCTCCCTGAAGTCTATGGCAGAGCGAGCGGCGATGGGCGCGGCAATGGAGGCAGAAGTGCCAGGTCTGCTTCTCCCTGACCGAG ACCTCTTCACCGGCTCTGCGGCTGCCCCCGGCCTGCCAGCTGCTCCCCAGCCCTCCCTGTCTGAAGTAAGCATCCCTCCTTCGCTGGGCGTGTGTCCcctgggtcctgtgccactctCCAAAGAGCAGCTCTACCAGCAGGCCATGCAGGAGTCGGCCTGGGCGCACATGCCTCACCCCTCCGACTCAGAGAGAATCAG GCAGTACCTGATGAGGAATGCGTGCCCCACCCTGCCCTTCCACCAGCTGGTGCCTCCGCCTCACTCGGACTCTGTGGAGTTTTACCAGAGACTCTCCACAGAGACGctcttcttcatcttctacTACCTTGAG GGCACCAAGGCGCAATACCTGGCAGCCAAGGCCTTGAAGAAGCAGTCGTGGAGGTTCCACACCAAATACATGATGTGGTTCCAGAGGCATGAGGAACCCAAGACCATCACAGATGAGTTTGAGCAG GGGACCTACATTTACTTTGACTATGAAAAATGGGGCCAGAGGAAGAAGGAGGGCTTCACCTTCGAGTATCGCTACCTGGAAGACCGCGACCTCCAGTGA
- the tfpt gene encoding TCF3 fusion partner isoform X2 has product MMEDFSGLDLPPLFGGHILEAELEPGGVELGPGEVELGPSGSELLHSAEHGSGPGHEEDEEEEDEEEEEERREREKRKYLALSKRCKEIEQVNEKILGRLHQVHRLTRRLKKERRFLMKTLSSYGDDYRSAYLTILLEDEGGGHLESLPGGEDNRPNGFAGSSPSIPLQSAVGPKKKRHRVPKEKDREAPSEADLSMLTDPQFRGFPSPTALSHLPNTHSAPPL; this is encoded by the exons ATGATGGAAGATTTCTCTGGCCTTGACCTTCCCCCTCTGTTTGGGGGCCACATTCTGGAAGCAGAACTGGAACCTGGGGGAGTGGAGCTTGGACCAGGGGAGGTTGAGCTTGGGCCAAGTGGAAGTGAGCTTCTCCACAGTGCGGAGCACGGGTCAGGGCCTGGACATGAGGAAGAcgaagaggaggaggacgaagaggaggaagaggaaaggAGGGAGCGAGAGAAAAGGAAGTACTTGGCATTAAGCAAGCGTTGCAAGGAGATTGAACAA GTGAATGAAAAGATACTTGGGCGCCTTCATCAGGTCCACAGACTGACACGACGTTTGAAGAAGGAAAGACG GTTTTTGATGAAAACTCTCAGTTCTTATGGAGATGATTATAGAAGTGCCTATCTCACTATACTCCTTGAG gatGAGGGTGGGGGCCATCTGGAATCTCTGCCTGGGGGAGAAGACAACAGGCCAAATGGGTTTGCTGGCTCTTCGCCTTCCATTCCCCTGCAGTCTGCTGTCGGGCCCAAGAAGAAAAGACATCGTGTCCCCAAGGAGAAGGACCGCGAAGCACCG TCAGAAGCAGACCTCTCCATGCTGACTGACCCACAGTTCCGAGGATTCCCGAGCCCAACAGCGCTCTCTCATTTACCCAACAcccacagtgcccccccctTATAG
- the tfpt gene encoding TCF3 fusion partner isoform X1 — protein sequence MMEDFSGLDLPPLFGGHILEAELEPGGVELGPGEVELGPSGSELLHSAEHGSGPGHEEDEEEEDEEEEEERREREKRKYLALSKRCKEIEQVNEKILGRLHQVHRLTRRLKKERRFLMKTLSSYGDDYRSAYLTILLEDEGGGHLESLPGGEDNRPNGFAGSSPSIPLQSAVGPKKKRHRVPKEKDREAPQSEADLSMLTDPQFRGFPSPTALSHLPNTHSAPPL from the exons ATGATGGAAGATTTCTCTGGCCTTGACCTTCCCCCTCTGTTTGGGGGCCACATTCTGGAAGCAGAACTGGAACCTGGGGGAGTGGAGCTTGGACCAGGGGAGGTTGAGCTTGGGCCAAGTGGAAGTGAGCTTCTCCACAGTGCGGAGCACGGGTCAGGGCCTGGACATGAGGAAGAcgaagaggaggaggacgaagaggaggaagaggaaaggAGGGAGCGAGAGAAAAGGAAGTACTTGGCATTAAGCAAGCGTTGCAAGGAGATTGAACAA GTGAATGAAAAGATACTTGGGCGCCTTCATCAGGTCCACAGACTGACACGACGTTTGAAGAAGGAAAGACG GTTTTTGATGAAAACTCTCAGTTCTTATGGAGATGATTATAGAAGTGCCTATCTCACTATACTCCTTGAG gatGAGGGTGGGGGCCATCTGGAATCTCTGCCTGGGGGAGAAGACAACAGGCCAAATGGGTTTGCTGGCTCTTCGCCTTCCATTCCCCTGCAGTCTGCTGTCGGGCCCAAGAAGAAAAGACATCGTGTCCCCAAGGAGAAGGACCGCGAAGCACCG CAGTCAGAAGCAGACCTCTCCATGCTGACTGACCCACAGTTCCGAGGATTCCCGAGCCCAACAGCGCTCTCTCATTTACCCAACAcccacagtgcccccccctTATAG
- the tfpt gene encoding TCF3 fusion partner isoform X3, protein MMEDFSGLDLPPLFGGHILEAELEPGGVELGPGEVELGPSGSELLHSAEHGSGPGHEEDEEEEDEEEEEERREREKRKYLALSKRCKEIEQVNEKILGRLHQVHRLTRRLKKERRFLMKTLSSYGDDYRSAYLTILLEDEGGGHLESLPGGEDNRPNGFAGSSPSIPLQSAVGPKKKRHRVPKEKDREAPVRDSRDREAPSSVGVTIYTSVRMNM, encoded by the exons ATGATGGAAGATTTCTCTGGCCTTGACCTTCCCCCTCTGTTTGGGGGCCACATTCTGGAAGCAGAACTGGAACCTGGGGGAGTGGAGCTTGGACCAGGGGAGGTTGAGCTTGGGCCAAGTGGAAGTGAGCTTCTCCACAGTGCGGAGCACGGGTCAGGGCCTGGACATGAGGAAGAcgaagaggaggaggacgaagaggaggaagaggaaaggAGGGAGCGAGAGAAAAGGAAGTACTTGGCATTAAGCAAGCGTTGCAAGGAGATTGAACAA GTGAATGAAAAGATACTTGGGCGCCTTCATCAGGTCCACAGACTGACACGACGTTTGAAGAAGGAAAGACG GTTTTTGATGAAAACTCTCAGTTCTTATGGAGATGATTATAGAAGTGCCTATCTCACTATACTCCTTGAG gatGAGGGTGGGGGCCATCTGGAATCTCTGCCTGGGGGAGAAGACAACAGGCCAAATGGGTTTGCTGGCTCTTCGCCTTCCATTCCCCTGCAGTCTGCTGTCGGGCCCAAGAAGAAAAGACATCGTGTCCCCAAGGAGAAGGACCGCGAAGCACCGGTGAGAGACtccagagacagagaggcacCGTCTAG tgttgGTGTAACAATTTACACCAGTGTCAGAATGAACATGTAG
- the ndufa3 gene encoding NADH dehydrogenase [ubiquinone] 1 alpha subcomplex subunit 3: MAARIGSFLKNAWAKEPVVTAACGIGLMAVILPLVSPYTKYSAMMNAAVPYNYPVPVRDDGDMPDVPSHPCDPQGRNLDWLKNL; this comes from the exons ATGGCAGCGC GTATTGGATCCTTCCTGAAAAATGCTTGGGCCAAGGAGCCTGTAGTTACAGCTGCATGTGGAATCGGGCTCATGG CTGTGATCCTGCCTTTAGTGAGTCCGTATACAAAGTACTCGGCAATGATGAATGCAGCTGTGCCCTACAACTACCCAG TGCCTGTCAGAGATGATGGGGACATGCCTGACGTCCCAAGTCACCCCTGCGACCCCCAGGGCCGCAACCTAGACTGGCTAAAAAACTTGTAG